Proteins found in one Bremerella volcania genomic segment:
- a CDS encoding PQQ-dependent sugar dehydrogenase: protein MNRLLRLFFVLPMMALLVVPAFAQKKEVEGPPIPNDPILSVLPKKTFTNLRIRRPVTITHAGDGSNRVFFAEQQGVILAVPNDPQVEETEVFLDIEDSVRFNPKQNEEGLLGVAFHPNFKENGEFFVYYTVKKGLVSHVSRFKTKDGKGDPESEEVLLTIDQPFWNHNGGSIEFGPDGYLYIALGDGGKANDPFGNGQNLGTWLGSILRIDVDKKENGKNYGIPADNPFVNTKGAKPEIYAYGLRNVWRLTFDRETGACWAGDVGQGLWEEIDVITNGGNYGWNVREGLHPFSEEFAKPGAKYIDPIFEYHHNVGKSITSGYVYRGKKVPQLVGKFLYADYVTGKIWALEYDYETKKAGTNYRIEEPSNPPVVCFGETEDGEVLMCAIFGDYGSIYEFVSAE from the coding sequence ATGAATCGTTTGCTTCGTTTGTTTTTTGTTCTTCCGATGATGGCCCTGTTGGTTGTGCCTGCGTTTGCGCAGAAGAAGGAAGTCGAGGGTCCGCCGATCCCGAATGATCCGATCTTGTCGGTGCTTCCTAAGAAGACTTTCACCAACCTGCGGATTCGTCGACCGGTGACGATCACCCACGCTGGTGACGGCAGCAACCGCGTCTTCTTTGCTGAACAGCAAGGGGTCATCCTGGCGGTGCCCAACGATCCACAGGTCGAAGAGACGGAAGTCTTTCTCGATATCGAAGACTCGGTTCGCTTCAATCCGAAGCAAAACGAAGAAGGCCTCCTGGGCGTGGCGTTCCATCCCAACTTCAAAGAGAACGGCGAGTTCTTCGTTTACTACACCGTGAAGAAGGGGCTGGTCTCGCACGTCTCTCGTTTCAAAACCAAAGATGGCAAGGGGGATCCCGAGTCGGAAGAAGTGCTACTGACGATCGATCAGCCGTTCTGGAATCATAACGGCGGCAGCATCGAGTTTGGCCCCGATGGGTACCTTTACATTGCTTTGGGGGATGGCGGTAAGGCCAACGATCCTTTCGGCAACGGGCAGAACCTGGGGACCTGGTTGGGCTCGATCTTGCGGATCGACGTCGACAAGAAAGAGAACGGCAAGAACTACGGCATCCCGGCCGACAATCCTTTCGTGAACACGAAAGGGGCCAAGCCAGAGATCTATGCCTATGGCCTGCGTAACGTCTGGCGACTGACTTTCGATCGCGAGACCGGTGCTTGCTGGGCCGGCGACGTGGGGCAGGGCCTGTGGGAAGAAATCGACGTCATTACCAACGGCGGTAACTACGGCTGGAACGTTCGCGAAGGCTTGCATCCCTTCTCCGAAGAGTTCGCCAAGCCAGGTGCCAAATACATCGATCCGATCTTCGAGTATCACCACAACGTCGGTAAGTCGATCACCAGCGGCTACGTCTACCGCGGCAAGAAGGTCCCGCAATTGGTCGGCAAGTTCCTGTACGCCGACTACGTGACTGGTAAGATCTGGGCGCTCGAGTACGACTACGAGACCAAGAAGGCTGGCACGAACTATCGCATCGAAGAGCCCTCGAACCCGCCGGTCGTTTGCTTCGGCGAAACGGAAGATGGCGAAGTGCTGATGTGTGCGATTTTCGGCGATTACGGCTCGATCTACGAGTTCGTTTCCGCCGAGTAG